A portion of the Sus scrofa isolate TJ Tabasco breed Duroc chromosome 5, Sscrofa11.1, whole genome shotgun sequence genome contains these proteins:
- the PCBP2 gene encoding poly(rC)-binding protein 2 isoform X20, with translation MDTGVIEGGLNVTLTIRLLMHGKEVGSIIGKKGESVKKMREESGARINISEGNCPERIITLAGPTNAIFKAFAMIIDKLEEDISSSMTNSTAASRPPVTLRLVVPASQCGSLIGKGGCKIKEIRESTGAQVQVAGDMLPNSTERAITIAGIPQSIIECVKQICVVMLESPPKGVTIPYRPKPSSSPVIFAGGQAYTIQGQYAIPQPDLTKLHQLAMQQSHFPMTHGNTGFSAGLDASAQTTSHELTIPNDLIGCIIGRQGAKINEIRQMSGAQIKIANPVEGSTDRQVTITGSAASISLAQYLINVSLENAKPSSQAASVTIPDHLSINLSQPSTPSSSSSSSTTTPSLATAGTSDAPSSLPNPLPTAPCVSSLLGMKPIPLLALNVVSAAKGTGASATTTTTSAVPCVTNKLKSEKQRFSPY, from the exons ATGGACACCGGTGTGATTGAAGGTGGATTAAATGTCACTCTCACCATCCGGCTACTTATGCATGGAAAG GAAGTTGGCAGTATCATCGGAAAG AAAGGAGAATCGGTTAAGAAGATGCGAGAGGAG AGTGGTGCACGTATCAACATCTCAGAAGGGAATTGTCCTGAGAGAATTATCACTTTGGCTGGACCCACTAATGCCATCTTCAAAGCCTTTGCTATGATCATTGACAAACTGGAAGAG GACATCAGCAGCTCTATGACCAATAGCACAGCTGCCAGTAGACCCCCAGTCACCCTGAGGCTGGTGGTCCCTGCTAGTCAGTGTGGCTCTCTCATTGGGAAAGGTGGTTGCAAGATCAAAGAGATTCGGGAG AGTACAGGAGCTCAGGTCCAGGTGGCAGGGGACATGCTCCCCAACTCCACTGAGCGGGCCATCACTATTGCTGGCATCCCGCAATCCATCATTGAGTGTGTGAAACAGATCTGCGTGGTCATGTTGGAG TCCCCCCCGAAGGGCGTGACCATCCCGTACCGGCCCAAGCCGTCCAGTTCTCCGGTCATCTTTGCAGGTGGTCAG GCCTATACCATTCAAGGACAGTATGCCATTCCACAGCCAGAT TTGACCAAGCTGCACCAGTTGGCAATGCAACAGTCTCATTTTCCCATGacgcatggcaacaccggattcagTG caGGTTTGGATGCATCTGCTCAGACTACTTCTCATGAACTCACCATTCCAAACGAT ttGATTGGCTGCATAATCGGGCGTCAAGGCGCCAAAATCAATGAGATCCGTCAGATGTCTGGGGCGCAGATCAAAATTGCGAACCCAGTGGAAGGATCTACTGATAGGCAGGTTACCATCACTGGATCTGCTGCCAGCATTAGCCTGGCTCAATATCTAATCAATGTCAG TTTAGAAAACGCTAAACCCTCCTCCCAGGCAGCCTCCGTCACGATCCCTGATCACCTCAGCATCAACCTCTCTCAACCCTccaccccttcttcttcttcttcctcctccaccaccaccccctcgCTCGCCACAGCGGGGACCTCCGACGCACCCTCCAGCCTCCCCAACCCTCTTCCGACCGCCCCTTGTGTCTCCAGTCTGCTTGGCATGAAACCCATCCCTCTCCTGGCTCTAAATGTTGTGTCTGCTGCTAAGGGTACCGGGGCTTCagctaccaccaccaccacctctgccGTGCCATGTGTAACTAACAAACTGAAAAGCGAGAAACAGAGATTCTCTCCCTACTGA
- the PCBP2 gene encoding poly(rC)-binding protein 2 isoform X10 produces MDTGVIEGGLNVTLTIRLLMHGKEVGSIIGKKGESVKKMREESGARINISEGNCPERIITLAGPTNAIFKAFAMIIDKLEEDISSSMTNSTAASRPPVTLRLVVPASQCGSLIGKGGCKIKEIRESTGAQVQVAGDMLPNSTERAITIAGIPQSIIECVKQICVVMLESPPKGVTIPYRPKPSSSPVIFAGGQDRYSTGSDSASFPHTTPSMCLNPDLEGPPLELTKLHQLAMQQSHFPMTHGNTGFSGIESSSPEVKGYWAGLDASAQTTSHELTIPNDLIGCIIGRQGAKINEIRQMSGAQIKIANPVEGSTDRQVTITGSAASISLAQYLINVSLENAKPSSQAASVTIPDHLSINLSQPSTPSSSSSSSTTTPSLATAGTSDAPSSLPNPLPTAPCVSSLLGMKPIPLLALNVVSAAKGTGASATTTTTSAVPCVTNKLKSEKQRFSPY; encoded by the exons ATGGACACCGGTGTGATTGAAGGTGGATTAAATGTCACTCTCACCATCCGGCTACTTATGCATGGAAAG GAAGTTGGCAGTATCATCGGAAAG AAAGGAGAATCGGTTAAGAAGATGCGAGAGGAG AGTGGTGCACGTATCAACATCTCAGAAGGGAATTGTCCTGAGAGAATTATCACTTTGGCTGGACCCACTAATGCCATCTTCAAAGCCTTTGCTATGATCATTGACAAACTGGAAGAG GACATCAGCAGCTCTATGACCAATAGCACAGCTGCCAGTAGACCCCCAGTCACCCTGAGGCTGGTGGTCCCTGCTAGTCAGTGTGGCTCTCTCATTGGGAAAGGTGGTTGCAAGATCAAAGAGATTCGGGAG AGTACAGGAGCTCAGGTCCAGGTGGCAGGGGACATGCTCCCCAACTCCACTGAGCGGGCCATCACTATTGCTGGCATCCCGCAATCCATCATTGAGTGTGTGAAACAGATCTGCGTGGTCATGTTGGAG TCCCCCCCGAAGGGCGTGACCATCCCGTACCGGCCCAAGCCGTCCAGTTCTCCGGTCATCTTTGCAGGTGGTCAG GACAGGTACAGCACAGGCAGCGACAGTGCGAGCTTTCCCCACACCACCCCGTCCATGTGCCTCAACCCTGACCTGGAGGGACCACCTCTAGAG TTGACCAAGCTGCACCAGTTGGCAATGCAACAGTCTCATTTTCCCATGacgcatggcaacaccggattcagTG GCATTGAATCCAGCTCTCCAGAGGTGAAAGGCTATTGGg caGGTTTGGATGCATCTGCTCAGACTACTTCTCATGAACTCACCATTCCAAACGAT ttGATTGGCTGCATAATCGGGCGTCAAGGCGCCAAAATCAATGAGATCCGTCAGATGTCTGGGGCGCAGATCAAAATTGCGAACCCAGTGGAAGGATCTACTGATAGGCAGGTTACCATCACTGGATCTGCTGCCAGCATTAGCCTGGCTCAATATCTAATCAATGTCAG TTTAGAAAACGCTAAACCCTCCTCCCAGGCAGCCTCCGTCACGATCCCTGATCACCTCAGCATCAACCTCTCTCAACCCTccaccccttcttcttcttcttcctcctccaccaccaccccctcgCTCGCCACAGCGGGGACCTCCGACGCACCCTCCAGCCTCCCCAACCCTCTTCCGACCGCCCCTTGTGTCTCCAGTCTGCTTGGCATGAAACCCATCCCTCTCCTGGCTCTAAATGTTGTGTCTGCTGCTAAGGGTACCGGGGCTTCagctaccaccaccaccacctctgccGTGCCATGTGTAACTAACAAACTGAAAAGCGAGAAACAGAGATTCTCTCCCTACTGA
- the PCBP2 gene encoding poly(rC)-binding protein 2 isoform X12 → MDTGVIEGGLNVTLTIRLLMHGKEVGSIIGKKGESVKKMREESGARINISEGNCPERIITLAGPTNAIFKAFAMIIDKLEEDISSSMTNSTAASRPPVTLRLVVPASQCGSLIGKGGCKIKEIRESTGAQVQVAGDMLPNSTERAITIAGIPQSIIECVKQICVVMLETLSQSPPKGVTIPYRPKPSSSPVIFAGGQDRYSTGSDSASFPHTTPSMCLNPDLEGPPLELTKLHQLAMQQSHFPMTHGNTGFSGLDASAQTTSHELTIPNDLIGCIIGRQGAKINEIRQMSGAQIKIANPVEGSTDRQVTITGSAASISLAQYLINVSLENAKPSSQAASVTIPDHLSINLSQPSTPSSSSSSSTTTPSLATAGTSDAPSSLPNPLPTAPCVSSLLGMKPIPLLALNVVSAAKGTGASATTTTTSAVPCVTNKLKSEKQRFSPY, encoded by the exons ATGGACACCGGTGTGATTGAAGGTGGATTAAATGTCACTCTCACCATCCGGCTACTTATGCATGGAAAG GAAGTTGGCAGTATCATCGGAAAG AAAGGAGAATCGGTTAAGAAGATGCGAGAGGAG AGTGGTGCACGTATCAACATCTCAGAAGGGAATTGTCCTGAGAGAATTATCACTTTGGCTGGACCCACTAATGCCATCTTCAAAGCCTTTGCTATGATCATTGACAAACTGGAAGAG GACATCAGCAGCTCTATGACCAATAGCACAGCTGCCAGTAGACCCCCAGTCACCCTGAGGCTGGTGGTCCCTGCTAGTCAGTGTGGCTCTCTCATTGGGAAAGGTGGTTGCAAGATCAAAGAGATTCGGGAG AGTACAGGAGCTCAGGTCCAGGTGGCAGGGGACATGCTCCCCAACTCCACTGAGCGGGCCATCACTATTGCTGGCATCCCGCAATCCATCATTGAGTGTGTGAAACAGATCTGCGTGGTCATGTTGGAG actCTCTCCCAGTCCCCCCCGAAGGGCGTGACCATCCCGTACCGGCCCAAGCCGTCCAGTTCTCCGGTCATCTTTGCAGGTGGTCAG GACAGGTACAGCACAGGCAGCGACAGTGCGAGCTTTCCCCACACCACCCCGTCCATGTGCCTCAACCCTGACCTGGAGGGACCACCTCTAGAG TTGACCAAGCTGCACCAGTTGGCAATGCAACAGTCTCATTTTCCCATGacgcatggcaacaccggattcagTG GTTTGGATGCATCTGCTCAGACTACTTCTCATGAACTCACCATTCCAAACGAT ttGATTGGCTGCATAATCGGGCGTCAAGGCGCCAAAATCAATGAGATCCGTCAGATGTCTGGGGCGCAGATCAAAATTGCGAACCCAGTGGAAGGATCTACTGATAGGCAGGTTACCATCACTGGATCTGCTGCCAGCATTAGCCTGGCTCAATATCTAATCAATGTCAG TTTAGAAAACGCTAAACCCTCCTCCCAGGCAGCCTCCGTCACGATCCCTGATCACCTCAGCATCAACCTCTCTCAACCCTccaccccttcttcttcttcttcctcctccaccaccaccccctcgCTCGCCACAGCGGGGACCTCCGACGCACCCTCCAGCCTCCCCAACCCTCTTCCGACCGCCCCTTGTGTCTCCAGTCTGCTTGGCATGAAACCCATCCCTCTCCTGGCTCTAAATGTTGTGTCTGCTGCTAAGGGTACCGGGGCTTCagctaccaccaccaccacctctgccGTGCCATGTGTAACTAACAAACTGAAAAGCGAGAAACAGAGATTCTCTCCCTACTGA
- the PCBP2 gene encoding poly(rC)-binding protein 2 isoform X15 — protein MDTGVIEGGLNVTLTIRLLMHGKEVGSIIGKKGESVKKMREESGARINISEGNCPERIITLAGPTNAIFKAFAMIIDKLEEDISSSMTNSTAASRPPVTLRLVVPASQCGSLIGKGGCKIKEIRESTGAQVQVAGDMLPNSTERAITIAGIPQSIIECVKQICVVMLESPPKGVTIPYRPKPSSSPVIFAGGQAYTIQGQYAIPQPDLTKLHQLAMQQSHFPMTHGNTGFSGIESSSPEVKGYWGLDASAQTTSHELTIPNDLIGCIIGRQGAKINEIRQMSGAQIKIANPVEGSTDRQVTITGSAASISLAQYLINVSLENAKPSSQAASVTIPDHLSINLSQPSTPSSSSSSSTTTPSLATAGTSDAPSSLPNPLPTAPCVSSLLGMKPIPLLALNVVSAAKGTGASATTTTTSAVPCVTNKLKSEKQRFSPY, from the exons ATGGACACCGGTGTGATTGAAGGTGGATTAAATGTCACTCTCACCATCCGGCTACTTATGCATGGAAAG GAAGTTGGCAGTATCATCGGAAAG AAAGGAGAATCGGTTAAGAAGATGCGAGAGGAG AGTGGTGCACGTATCAACATCTCAGAAGGGAATTGTCCTGAGAGAATTATCACTTTGGCTGGACCCACTAATGCCATCTTCAAAGCCTTTGCTATGATCATTGACAAACTGGAAGAG GACATCAGCAGCTCTATGACCAATAGCACAGCTGCCAGTAGACCCCCAGTCACCCTGAGGCTGGTGGTCCCTGCTAGTCAGTGTGGCTCTCTCATTGGGAAAGGTGGTTGCAAGATCAAAGAGATTCGGGAG AGTACAGGAGCTCAGGTCCAGGTGGCAGGGGACATGCTCCCCAACTCCACTGAGCGGGCCATCACTATTGCTGGCATCCCGCAATCCATCATTGAGTGTGTGAAACAGATCTGCGTGGTCATGTTGGAG TCCCCCCCGAAGGGCGTGACCATCCCGTACCGGCCCAAGCCGTCCAGTTCTCCGGTCATCTTTGCAGGTGGTCAG GCCTATACCATTCAAGGACAGTATGCCATTCCACAGCCAGAT TTGACCAAGCTGCACCAGTTGGCAATGCAACAGTCTCATTTTCCCATGacgcatggcaacaccggattcagTG GCATTGAATCCAGCTCTCCAGAGGTGAAAGGCTATTGGg GTTTGGATGCATCTGCTCAGACTACTTCTCATGAACTCACCATTCCAAACGAT ttGATTGGCTGCATAATCGGGCGTCAAGGCGCCAAAATCAATGAGATCCGTCAGATGTCTGGGGCGCAGATCAAAATTGCGAACCCAGTGGAAGGATCTACTGATAGGCAGGTTACCATCACTGGATCTGCTGCCAGCATTAGCCTGGCTCAATATCTAATCAATGTCAG TTTAGAAAACGCTAAACCCTCCTCCCAGGCAGCCTCCGTCACGATCCCTGATCACCTCAGCATCAACCTCTCTCAACCCTccaccccttcttcttcttcttcctcctccaccaccaccccctcgCTCGCCACAGCGGGGACCTCCGACGCACCCTCCAGCCTCCCCAACCCTCTTCCGACCGCCCCTTGTGTCTCCAGTCTGCTTGGCATGAAACCCATCCCTCTCCTGGCTCTAAATGTTGTGTCTGCTGCTAAGGGTACCGGGGCTTCagctaccaccaccaccacctctgccGTGCCATGTGTAACTAACAAACTGAAAAGCGAGAAACAGAGATTCTCTCCCTACTGA
- the PCBP2 gene encoding poly(rC)-binding protein 2 isoform X41, whose amino-acid sequence MDTGVIEGGLNVTLTIRLLMHGKEVGSIIGKKGESVKKMREESGARINISEGNCPERIITLAGPTNAIFKAFAMIIDKLEEDISSSMTNSTAASRPPVTLRLVVPASQCGSLIGKGGCKIKEIRESTGAQVQVAGDMLPNSTERAITIAGIPQSIIECVKQICVVMLESPPKGVTIPYRPKPSSSPVIFAGGQAYTIQGQYAIPQPDLTKLHQLAMQQSHFPMTHGNTGFSGLDASAQTTSHELTIPNDLIGCIIGRQGAKINEIRQMSGAQIKIANPVEGSTDRQVTITGSAASISLAQYLINVRLSSETGGMGSS is encoded by the exons ATGGACACCGGTGTGATTGAAGGTGGATTAAATGTCACTCTCACCATCCGGCTACTTATGCATGGAAAG GAAGTTGGCAGTATCATCGGAAAG AAAGGAGAATCGGTTAAGAAGATGCGAGAGGAG AGTGGTGCACGTATCAACATCTCAGAAGGGAATTGTCCTGAGAGAATTATCACTTTGGCTGGACCCACTAATGCCATCTTCAAAGCCTTTGCTATGATCATTGACAAACTGGAAGAG GACATCAGCAGCTCTATGACCAATAGCACAGCTGCCAGTAGACCCCCAGTCACCCTGAGGCTGGTGGTCCCTGCTAGTCAGTGTGGCTCTCTCATTGGGAAAGGTGGTTGCAAGATCAAAGAGATTCGGGAG AGTACAGGAGCTCAGGTCCAGGTGGCAGGGGACATGCTCCCCAACTCCACTGAGCGGGCCATCACTATTGCTGGCATCCCGCAATCCATCATTGAGTGTGTGAAACAGATCTGCGTGGTCATGTTGGAG TCCCCCCCGAAGGGCGTGACCATCCCGTACCGGCCCAAGCCGTCCAGTTCTCCGGTCATCTTTGCAGGTGGTCAG GCCTATACCATTCAAGGACAGTATGCCATTCCACAGCCAGAT TTGACCAAGCTGCACCAGTTGGCAATGCAACAGTCTCATTTTCCCATGacgcatggcaacaccggattcagTG GTTTGGATGCATCTGCTCAGACTACTTCTCATGAACTCACCATTCCAAACGAT ttGATTGGCTGCATAATCGGGCGTCAAGGCGCCAAAATCAATGAGATCCGTCAGATGTCTGGGGCGCAGATCAAAATTGCGAACCCAGTGGAAGGATCTACTGATAGGCAGGTTACCATCACTGGATCTGCTGCCAGCATTAGCCTGGCTCAATATCTAATCAATGTCAG GCTTTCCTCGGAGACGGGTGGCATGGGGAGCAGCTAG
- the PCBP2 gene encoding poly(rC)-binding protein 2 isoform X31 produces MDTGVIEGGLNVTLTIRLLMHGKEVGSIIGKKGESVKKMREESGARINISEGNCPERIITLAGPTNAIFKAFAMIIDKLEEDISSSMTNSTAASRPPVTLRLVVPASQCGSLIGKGGCKIKEIRESTGAQVQVAGDMLPNSTERAITIAGIPQSIIECVKQICVVMLESPPKGVTIPYRPKPSSSPVIFAGGQDRYSTGSDSASFPHTTPSMCLNPDLEGPPLEAYTIQGQYAIPQPDLTKLHQLAMQQSHFPMTHGNTGFSGLDASAQTTSHELTIPNDLIGCIIGRQGAKINEIRQMSGAQIKIANPVEGSTDRQVTITGSAASISLAQYLINVRLSSETGGMGSS; encoded by the exons ATGGACACCGGTGTGATTGAAGGTGGATTAAATGTCACTCTCACCATCCGGCTACTTATGCATGGAAAG GAAGTTGGCAGTATCATCGGAAAG AAAGGAGAATCGGTTAAGAAGATGCGAGAGGAG AGTGGTGCACGTATCAACATCTCAGAAGGGAATTGTCCTGAGAGAATTATCACTTTGGCTGGACCCACTAATGCCATCTTCAAAGCCTTTGCTATGATCATTGACAAACTGGAAGAG GACATCAGCAGCTCTATGACCAATAGCACAGCTGCCAGTAGACCCCCAGTCACCCTGAGGCTGGTGGTCCCTGCTAGTCAGTGTGGCTCTCTCATTGGGAAAGGTGGTTGCAAGATCAAAGAGATTCGGGAG AGTACAGGAGCTCAGGTCCAGGTGGCAGGGGACATGCTCCCCAACTCCACTGAGCGGGCCATCACTATTGCTGGCATCCCGCAATCCATCATTGAGTGTGTGAAACAGATCTGCGTGGTCATGTTGGAG TCCCCCCCGAAGGGCGTGACCATCCCGTACCGGCCCAAGCCGTCCAGTTCTCCGGTCATCTTTGCAGGTGGTCAG GACAGGTACAGCACAGGCAGCGACAGTGCGAGCTTTCCCCACACCACCCCGTCCATGTGCCTCAACCCTGACCTGGAGGGACCACCTCTAGAG GCCTATACCATTCAAGGACAGTATGCCATTCCACAGCCAGAT TTGACCAAGCTGCACCAGTTGGCAATGCAACAGTCTCATTTTCCCATGacgcatggcaacaccggattcagTG GTTTGGATGCATCTGCTCAGACTACTTCTCATGAACTCACCATTCCAAACGAT ttGATTGGCTGCATAATCGGGCGTCAAGGCGCCAAAATCAATGAGATCCGTCAGATGTCTGGGGCGCAGATCAAAATTGCGAACCCAGTGGAAGGATCTACTGATAGGCAGGTTACCATCACTGGATCTGCTGCCAGCATTAGCCTGGCTCAATATCTAATCAATGTCAG GCTTTCCTCGGAGACGGGTGGCATGGGGAGCAGCTAG
- the PCBP2 gene encoding poly(rC)-binding protein 2 isoform X8, with translation MDTGVIEGGLNVTLTIRLLMHGKEVGSIIGKKGESVKKMREESGARINISEGNCPERIITLAGPTNAIFKAFAMIIDKLEEDISSSMTNSTAASRPPVTLRLVVPASQCGSLIGKGGCKIKEIRESTGAQVQVAGDMLPNSTERAITIAGIPQSIIECVKQICVVMLETLSQSPPKGVTIPYRPKPSSSPVIFAGGQDRYSTGSDSASFPHTTPSMCLNPDLEGPPLELTKLHQLAMQQSHFPMTHGNTGFSGIESSSPEVKGYWGLDASAQTTSHELTIPNDLIGCIIGRQGAKINEIRQMSGAQIKIANPVEGSTDRQVTITGSAASISLAQYLINVSLENAKPSSQAASVTIPDHLSINLSQPSTPSSSSSSSTTTPSLATAGTSDAPSSLPNPLPTAPCVSSLLGMKPIPLLALNVVSAAKGTGASATTTTTSAVPCVTNKLKSEKQRFSPY, from the exons ATGGACACCGGTGTGATTGAAGGTGGATTAAATGTCACTCTCACCATCCGGCTACTTATGCATGGAAAG GAAGTTGGCAGTATCATCGGAAAG AAAGGAGAATCGGTTAAGAAGATGCGAGAGGAG AGTGGTGCACGTATCAACATCTCAGAAGGGAATTGTCCTGAGAGAATTATCACTTTGGCTGGACCCACTAATGCCATCTTCAAAGCCTTTGCTATGATCATTGACAAACTGGAAGAG GACATCAGCAGCTCTATGACCAATAGCACAGCTGCCAGTAGACCCCCAGTCACCCTGAGGCTGGTGGTCCCTGCTAGTCAGTGTGGCTCTCTCATTGGGAAAGGTGGTTGCAAGATCAAAGAGATTCGGGAG AGTACAGGAGCTCAGGTCCAGGTGGCAGGGGACATGCTCCCCAACTCCACTGAGCGGGCCATCACTATTGCTGGCATCCCGCAATCCATCATTGAGTGTGTGAAACAGATCTGCGTGGTCATGTTGGAG actCTCTCCCAGTCCCCCCCGAAGGGCGTGACCATCCCGTACCGGCCCAAGCCGTCCAGTTCTCCGGTCATCTTTGCAGGTGGTCAG GACAGGTACAGCACAGGCAGCGACAGTGCGAGCTTTCCCCACACCACCCCGTCCATGTGCCTCAACCCTGACCTGGAGGGACCACCTCTAGAG TTGACCAAGCTGCACCAGTTGGCAATGCAACAGTCTCATTTTCCCATGacgcatggcaacaccggattcagTG GCATTGAATCCAGCTCTCCAGAGGTGAAAGGCTATTGGg GTTTGGATGCATCTGCTCAGACTACTTCTCATGAACTCACCATTCCAAACGAT ttGATTGGCTGCATAATCGGGCGTCAAGGCGCCAAAATCAATGAGATCCGTCAGATGTCTGGGGCGCAGATCAAAATTGCGAACCCAGTGGAAGGATCTACTGATAGGCAGGTTACCATCACTGGATCTGCTGCCAGCATTAGCCTGGCTCAATATCTAATCAATGTCAG TTTAGAAAACGCTAAACCCTCCTCCCAGGCAGCCTCCGTCACGATCCCTGATCACCTCAGCATCAACCTCTCTCAACCCTccaccccttcttcttcttcttcctcctccaccaccaccccctcgCTCGCCACAGCGGGGACCTCCGACGCACCCTCCAGCCTCCCCAACCCTCTTCCGACCGCCCCTTGTGTCTCCAGTCTGCTTGGCATGAAACCCATCCCTCTCCTGGCTCTAAATGTTGTGTCTGCTGCTAAGGGTACCGGGGCTTCagctaccaccaccaccacctctgccGTGCCATGTGTAACTAACAAACTGAAAAGCGAGAAACAGAGATTCTCTCCCTACTGA
- the PCBP2 gene encoding poly(rC)-binding protein 2 isoform X11, with protein sequence MDTGVIEGGLNVTLTIRLLMHGKEVGSIIGKKGESVKKMREESGARINISEGNCPERIITLAGPTNAIFKAFAMIIDKLEEDISSSMTNSTAASRPPVTLRLVVPASQCGSLIGKGGCKIKEIRESTGAQVQVAGDMLPNSTERAITIAGIPQSIIECVKQICVVMLETLSQSPPKGVTIPYRPKPSSSPVIFAGGQDRYSTGSDSASFPHTTPSMCLNPDLEGPPLELTKLHQLAMQQSHFPMTHGNTGFSAGLDASAQTTSHELTIPNDLIGCIIGRQGAKINEIRQMSGAQIKIANPVEGSTDRQVTITGSAASISLAQYLINVSLENAKPSSQAASVTIPDHLSINLSQPSTPSSSSSSSTTTPSLATAGTSDAPSSLPNPLPTAPCVSSLLGMKPIPLLALNVVSAAKGTGASATTTTTSAVPCVTNKLKSEKQRFSPY encoded by the exons ATGGACACCGGTGTGATTGAAGGTGGATTAAATGTCACTCTCACCATCCGGCTACTTATGCATGGAAAG GAAGTTGGCAGTATCATCGGAAAG AAAGGAGAATCGGTTAAGAAGATGCGAGAGGAG AGTGGTGCACGTATCAACATCTCAGAAGGGAATTGTCCTGAGAGAATTATCACTTTGGCTGGACCCACTAATGCCATCTTCAAAGCCTTTGCTATGATCATTGACAAACTGGAAGAG GACATCAGCAGCTCTATGACCAATAGCACAGCTGCCAGTAGACCCCCAGTCACCCTGAGGCTGGTGGTCCCTGCTAGTCAGTGTGGCTCTCTCATTGGGAAAGGTGGTTGCAAGATCAAAGAGATTCGGGAG AGTACAGGAGCTCAGGTCCAGGTGGCAGGGGACATGCTCCCCAACTCCACTGAGCGGGCCATCACTATTGCTGGCATCCCGCAATCCATCATTGAGTGTGTGAAACAGATCTGCGTGGTCATGTTGGAG actCTCTCCCAGTCCCCCCCGAAGGGCGTGACCATCCCGTACCGGCCCAAGCCGTCCAGTTCTCCGGTCATCTTTGCAGGTGGTCAG GACAGGTACAGCACAGGCAGCGACAGTGCGAGCTTTCCCCACACCACCCCGTCCATGTGCCTCAACCCTGACCTGGAGGGACCACCTCTAGAG TTGACCAAGCTGCACCAGTTGGCAATGCAACAGTCTCATTTTCCCATGacgcatggcaacaccggattcagTG caGGTTTGGATGCATCTGCTCAGACTACTTCTCATGAACTCACCATTCCAAACGAT ttGATTGGCTGCATAATCGGGCGTCAAGGCGCCAAAATCAATGAGATCCGTCAGATGTCTGGGGCGCAGATCAAAATTGCGAACCCAGTGGAAGGATCTACTGATAGGCAGGTTACCATCACTGGATCTGCTGCCAGCATTAGCCTGGCTCAATATCTAATCAATGTCAG TTTAGAAAACGCTAAACCCTCCTCCCAGGCAGCCTCCGTCACGATCCCTGATCACCTCAGCATCAACCTCTCTCAACCCTccaccccttcttcttcttcttcctcctccaccaccaccccctcgCTCGCCACAGCGGGGACCTCCGACGCACCCTCCAGCCTCCCCAACCCTCTTCCGACCGCCCCTTGTGTCTCCAGTCTGCTTGGCATGAAACCCATCCCTCTCCTGGCTCTAAATGTTGTGTCTGCTGCTAAGGGTACCGGGGCTTCagctaccaccaccaccacctctgccGTGCCATGTGTAACTAACAAACTGAAAAGCGAGAAACAGAGATTCTCTCCCTACTGA